A stretch of the Argentina anserina chromosome 6, drPotAnse1.1, whole genome shotgun sequence genome encodes the following:
- the LOC126799072 gene encoding probable aspartyl protease At4g16563 has product MATPNPNPLLLSLISLFSLFLLAFSSKLTIPLSPLSTHPSSSDPIQTLNLLSSASLSRAHHLKRHPNSSTTNVPLNPRSYGGYSIPLSFGTPPQTSTFVMDTGSSLVWFPCTSRYVCSRCSFPNIDPSHIPAFIPKLSSSSRIVGCKNPKCAWVFGPEINTKCPNSSQACPTYVIQYGSGTTAGKLLSESLDFPDKVVPNFFVGCSFLSIRQPAGIAGFGRGPQSLPAQMGLSKFSYCLVSRRFDDTPVSSDLVLSTGNDDGADDISYTPFQKNPGAANTAYREYYYLLLRRVIVGKKPVKIPYKYLVPGEDDNGGTIVDSGSTFTFMERPVFEAVAEAFAAQMEKYTRARDIENRTGLKPCFDISKEDKVDFPELVFQFKGGAKMALPLNNYFALVTSDGVVCLTIVTDGAAGPGVAAGPAVILGSFQQQNFYVEYDLERERFGFRKQNCKK; this is encoded by the coding sequence ATGGCGACTCCCAATCCCAATCCCCTtctcctctctctcatttCCCTCTTCTCCCTTTTCCTCCTCGCATTCTCATCCAAGCTCACTATCCCACTCTCCCCACTCTCAACCCACCCCTCCTCCTCAGATCCAATCCAGACCCTCAACCTCCTctcctccgcctccctctcccgCGCCCACCACCTCAAACGCCACCCCAACTCCTCCACTACCAATGTACCCCTCAACCCCCGCAGCTACGGCGGCTACTCCATCCCCCTCAGCTTCGGCACTCCTCCCCAGACCTCCACCTTCGTCATGGACACCGGCAGCAGCCTCGTCTGGTTCCCCTGCACCTCCCGCTACGTCTGCTCCCGCTGCTCCTTCCCCAACATTGACCCCTCCCACATCCCCGCCTTCATCCCCaagctctcctcctcctcccgaATTGTCGGCTGCAAGAACCCCAAATGCGCCTGGGTTTTCGGCCCGGAAATCAACACCAAATGCCCCAACTCTTCCCAGGCCTGCCCAACGTACGTCATCCAGTACGGCTCCGGCACCACCGCCGGCAAATTGCTCTCCGAGTCCCTCGACTTCCCCGATAAAGTCGTCCCTAATTTCTTCGTCGGCTGCTCTTTCCTCTCCATCCGACAACCCGCCGGGATCGCCGGCTTCGGACGCGGGCCGCAGTCCCTCCCCGCCCAAATGGGCCTCTCCAAATTCTCCTACTGCCTCGTCTCCCGCAGATTCGACGACACGCCGGTCAGCAGCGACCTCGTCCTCTCCACCGGCAATGACGACGGTGCTGACGACATCAGCTACACTCCCTTCCAGAAGAACCCGGGAGCCGCCAACACCGCCTACCGCGAGTACTACTACCTCCTCCTCCGCAGAGTCATCGTCGGGAAGAAGCCCGTCAAGATTCCGTACAAGTACTTAGTCCCCGGAGAAGACGACAATGGCGGGACCATAGTCGACTCCGGGTCCACGTTCACGTTCATGGAGAGGCCGGTGTTCGAGGCGGTGGCGGAGGCGTTTGCGGCGCAGATGGAGAAGTACACGCGGGCCCGGGACATAGAGAACCGAACAGGGCTGAAGCCGTGCTTTGATATCTCCAAGGAGGACAAGGTGGACTTCCCGGAGCTGGTGTTCCAGTTCAAGGGCGGTGCGAAGATGGCTTTGCCGTTGAACAATTACTTCGCGTTGGTCACGAGCGATGGAGTTGTGTGCTTGACCATCGTCACGGACGGGGCGGCGGGGCCCGGAGTAGCGGCAGGGCCCGCGGTCATTTTGGGGAGTTTCCAGCAGCAGAATTTTTACGTCGAGTATGATTTGGAGCGGGAGAGGTTCGGGTTTAGAAAGCAAAACTGTAAGAAGTGA
- the LOC126798041 gene encoding protein TRANSPARENT TESTA 9-like isoform X2 — translation MWRSLWRSIDRFSLQYFKHIITELQQIKVVDMHNREVVIDLLQSTVELVTYGDRQDPLIFECFMEYQVLAEFVRVLKISRKSRIEAPLLQYLSIMIQNMNSEHSIYYCLSNDYINSIIGHKFEFEGGDLALYYVSFLRALSNKLNKDTLCLLLKVHGDAVVSFPLYYEALKFSHHREKMIQTAIRALTLSIYNVSDDMVYQYITAPPVSKYFSDLVASLKEQFFHLDTLVQATNGMRTNQKREELLLETDDIIDDLYYLKDMLGVGDSRLTRVVMENLLRILVFPILLPLLQLRQINGSNLSVVTSFYTVSRLLQVIGGKGMFDTVAGVILYPHMASSVRDAIVKDSTVSADDGKSIFNQLGDMEKVVSSDPEAEGAEIFCCPQDTIHIHRSGILAHIFSESCSLLLSSLFVLLIIAEAKDLHPMLFRMIGISGMRDILIVNALLKVLASQPPFSVLIQWHTGWFLRKLLISPGKGLASHNFKLFNASYQQSHENFLKELDGCWFDHIPEVLRNEWAGCKAALEESSQCKDPFFLLELDFSHQSTDGDATSYLAWQRMVNTVKVFILHLQLKSCILKGELLEELTLDISAVVDSGKTHASDVASASFGSEVPLGSGIPCRIAFSNAGIRDIYLIPVAKKRSGKLLLAEKHPFRSHRGTVLAIAPLAGSNPKVDEGHPTWLHLQIREFEPKFRNTKFRGYHAAKSNHIVDGRWTLGFSDAKACAAARLSVLEETRKLRSSVESLLAPLLQNNCLENSSESEDD, via the exons ATGTGGCGCTCTCTCTGGCGATCCATCGATCGCTTTTCTCTCCAGTACTTCAA ACACATAATCACTGAATTGCAGCAGATCAAAGTTGTGGATATGCATAACAGG GAAGTAGTCATAGATTTACTACAGTCCACAGTGGAGCTAGTTACTTACGGTGATAGACAAGATCCACTGATATTCGA ATGCTTTATGGAATACCAAGTTTTAGCAGAATTTGTTCGTGTGCTGAAGATCAGTAGAAAGTCGAGAATTGAGGCACCATTGCTCCAGTATCTAAGTATAATGATTCAAAACATGAATAGTGAACATTCAATTT ATTATTGTTTGAGCAATGACTATATTAACAGCATTATTGGACATAAGTTTGAATTTGAAGGCGGAGACCTAGCGCTATATTATGTATCCTTCTtgag agCATTGAGCAATAAACTAAACAAGGACACACTTTGTCTTCTTTTGAAGGTTCATGGG GATGCTGTAGTTTCATTTCCCCTGTACTATGAGGCTCTGAAATTTTCCCACCACCGGGAGAAGATGATTCAGACAGCTATTCGTGCATTAACTCTGAGCATATATAATG TTAGTGATGATATGGTTTATCAATATATAACTGCTCCTCCAGTATCAAAGTATTTCTCAGACTTGGTTGCAAGTTTAAAAGAGCAATTCTTTCATCTAGATACCCTTGTCCAGGCTACAAA TGGGATGCGTACTAATCAGAAGAGAGAAGAACTACTTTTGGAAACAGATGATATCATTGATGATTTGTATTACCTGAAGGATATGCTTGGTGTCGGTGACTCCCGTTTGACTAGAGTAGTAATGGAAAATCTTCTCAGAATATTGGTCTTTCCCATACTTCTTCCGCTACTGCAATTAAGGCAGATTAAT GGCTCAAACTTATCTGTAGTCACATCTTTCTATACTGTTTCTCGTCTTCTTCAAGTCATTGGTGGAAAAGGCATGTTCGACACTGTAGCTGGAGTCATTTTATATCCTCACATGGCTTCAAGTGTTAGAGATGCTATTGTAAAGGACTCAACAGTGAGCGCGGATGATGGTAAATCAATATTCAACCAATTGGGTGACATGGAAAAAGTAGTGTCTTCTGATCCTGAGGCTGAAGGAGCAGAAATTTTTTGTTGTCCTCAGGACACCATTCATATCCACAg GAGTGGAATATTAGCTCATATTTTCTCCGAGAGTTGTAGTCTATTGCTATCTTCACTGTTTGTATTATTAATTATAGCAGAAGCTAAAG ATCTTCATCCAATGCTCTTTCGAATGATTGGAATAAGTGGGATGCGAGATATTCTT ATTGTAAATGCATTATTGAAGGTTTTAGCAAGTCAGCCACCTTTCTCTGTACTAATACAATGGCATACAGGGTGGTTCTTGCGGAAGCTATTGATTTCTCCAGGAAAAGGTCTTGCTTCTCATAACTTCAAGCTATTCAAT GCCTCATACCAGCAGTCTCATGAAAACTTTCTGAAGGAACTTGATGGATGCTGGTTTGATCATATCCCAGAGGTATTAAGAAATGAATGGGCAGGCTGTAAAGCAG CTCTTGAGGAATCATCCCAATGTAAAGATCCTTTTTTTCTCCTAGAGCTAGACTTTAGCCACCAAAGTACTGATG GTGATGCAACATCATACCTTGCATGGCAGAGGATGGTCAACACTGTGAAG gtttttattCTACATCTTCAGCTTAAATCATGTATTCTCAAAGGAGAACTGCTTGAAGAACTCACGCTGGACATTAGTGCAGTGGTTGACTCTGGAAAAACCCATGCTTCAGATGTTGCATCTGCTAGCTTTGGGTCTGAGGTCCCTTTAG GATCTGGAATACCTTGCAGAATTGCATTTTCCAATGCAGGAATTCGGGATATCTACTTGATACCTGTGGCAAAAAAAAGATCAGGCAAATTGCTTCTTGCAGAGAAACATCCTTTCCGCAGTCACCGAGGAACTGTACTGGCTATTGCGCCATTGGCTGGGTCAAAT CCAAAGGTGGATGAGGGTCATCCAACATGGTTACATCTTCAGATCCGAGAGTTCGAACCAAAATTCCGTAATACTAAATTTAGAGGATATCATGCAGCGAAGTCCAATCACATTGTTGATGGTAGATGGACGCTTGGTTTTTCAGATGCAAAGGCTTGCGCGGCTGCTAGATTGTCAGTACTTGAGGAAACTCGGAAGCTGAGATCTTCTGTTGAGAGCTTACTTGCTCCTCTACTGCAAAATAACTGTCTAGAGAATTCATCCGAGAGTGAAGATGACTGA
- the LOC126798041 gene encoding protein TRANSPARENT TESTA 9-like isoform X1 encodes MWRSLWRSIDRFSLQYFKHIITELQQIKVVDMHNREVVIDLLQSTVELVTYGDRQDPLIFECFMEYQVLAEFVRVLKISRKSRIEAPLLQYLSIMIQNMNSEHSIYYCLSNDYINSIIGHKFEFEGGDLALYYVSFLRALSNKLNKDTLCLLLKVHGDAVVSFPLYYEALKFSHHREKMIQTAIRALTLSIYNVSDDMVYQYITAPPVSKYFSDLVASLKEQFFHLDTLVQATNGMRTNQKREELLLETDDIIDDLYYLKDMLGVGDSRLTRVVMENLLRILVFPILLPLLQLRQINGSNLSVVTSFYTVSRLLQVIGGKGMFDTVAGVILYPHMASSVRDAIVKDSTVSADDGKSIFNQLGDMEKVVSSDPEAEGAEIFCCPQDTIHIHRSGILAHIFSESCSLLLSSLFVLLIIAEAKDLHPMLFRMIGISGMRDILAVDGDTRNMFVIYRDQIVNALLKVLASQPPFSVLIQWHTGWFLRKLLISPGKGLASHNFKLFNASYQQSHENFLKELDGCWFDHIPEVLRNEWAGCKAALEESSQCKDPFFLLELDFSHQSTDGDATSYLAWQRMVNTVKVFILHLQLKSCILKGELLEELTLDISAVVDSGKTHASDVASASFGSEVPLGSGIPCRIAFSNAGIRDIYLIPVAKKRSGKLLLAEKHPFRSHRGTVLAIAPLAGSNPKVDEGHPTWLHLQIREFEPKFRNTKFRGYHAAKSNHIVDGRWTLGFSDAKACAAARLSVLEETRKLRSSVESLLAPLLQNNCLENSSESEDD; translated from the exons ATGTGGCGCTCTCTCTGGCGATCCATCGATCGCTTTTCTCTCCAGTACTTCAA ACACATAATCACTGAATTGCAGCAGATCAAAGTTGTGGATATGCATAACAGG GAAGTAGTCATAGATTTACTACAGTCCACAGTGGAGCTAGTTACTTACGGTGATAGACAAGATCCACTGATATTCGA ATGCTTTATGGAATACCAAGTTTTAGCAGAATTTGTTCGTGTGCTGAAGATCAGTAGAAAGTCGAGAATTGAGGCACCATTGCTCCAGTATCTAAGTATAATGATTCAAAACATGAATAGTGAACATTCAATTT ATTATTGTTTGAGCAATGACTATATTAACAGCATTATTGGACATAAGTTTGAATTTGAAGGCGGAGACCTAGCGCTATATTATGTATCCTTCTtgag agCATTGAGCAATAAACTAAACAAGGACACACTTTGTCTTCTTTTGAAGGTTCATGGG GATGCTGTAGTTTCATTTCCCCTGTACTATGAGGCTCTGAAATTTTCCCACCACCGGGAGAAGATGATTCAGACAGCTATTCGTGCATTAACTCTGAGCATATATAATG TTAGTGATGATATGGTTTATCAATATATAACTGCTCCTCCAGTATCAAAGTATTTCTCAGACTTGGTTGCAAGTTTAAAAGAGCAATTCTTTCATCTAGATACCCTTGTCCAGGCTACAAA TGGGATGCGTACTAATCAGAAGAGAGAAGAACTACTTTTGGAAACAGATGATATCATTGATGATTTGTATTACCTGAAGGATATGCTTGGTGTCGGTGACTCCCGTTTGACTAGAGTAGTAATGGAAAATCTTCTCAGAATATTGGTCTTTCCCATACTTCTTCCGCTACTGCAATTAAGGCAGATTAAT GGCTCAAACTTATCTGTAGTCACATCTTTCTATACTGTTTCTCGTCTTCTTCAAGTCATTGGTGGAAAAGGCATGTTCGACACTGTAGCTGGAGTCATTTTATATCCTCACATGGCTTCAAGTGTTAGAGATGCTATTGTAAAGGACTCAACAGTGAGCGCGGATGATGGTAAATCAATATTCAACCAATTGGGTGACATGGAAAAAGTAGTGTCTTCTGATCCTGAGGCTGAAGGAGCAGAAATTTTTTGTTGTCCTCAGGACACCATTCATATCCACAg GAGTGGAATATTAGCTCATATTTTCTCCGAGAGTTGTAGTCTATTGCTATCTTCACTGTTTGTATTATTAATTATAGCAGAAGCTAAAG ATCTTCATCCAATGCTCTTTCGAATGATTGGAATAAGTGGGATGCGAGATATTCTT GCAGTTGATGGAGATACCAGAAATATGTTTGTGATATATAGGGATCAG ATTGTAAATGCATTATTGAAGGTTTTAGCAAGTCAGCCACCTTTCTCTGTACTAATACAATGGCATACAGGGTGGTTCTTGCGGAAGCTATTGATTTCTCCAGGAAAAGGTCTTGCTTCTCATAACTTCAAGCTATTCAAT GCCTCATACCAGCAGTCTCATGAAAACTTTCTGAAGGAACTTGATGGATGCTGGTTTGATCATATCCCAGAGGTATTAAGAAATGAATGGGCAGGCTGTAAAGCAG CTCTTGAGGAATCATCCCAATGTAAAGATCCTTTTTTTCTCCTAGAGCTAGACTTTAGCCACCAAAGTACTGATG GTGATGCAACATCATACCTTGCATGGCAGAGGATGGTCAACACTGTGAAG gtttttattCTACATCTTCAGCTTAAATCATGTATTCTCAAAGGAGAACTGCTTGAAGAACTCACGCTGGACATTAGTGCAGTGGTTGACTCTGGAAAAACCCATGCTTCAGATGTTGCATCTGCTAGCTTTGGGTCTGAGGTCCCTTTAG GATCTGGAATACCTTGCAGAATTGCATTTTCCAATGCAGGAATTCGGGATATCTACTTGATACCTGTGGCAAAAAAAAGATCAGGCAAATTGCTTCTTGCAGAGAAACATCCTTTCCGCAGTCACCGAGGAACTGTACTGGCTATTGCGCCATTGGCTGGGTCAAAT CCAAAGGTGGATGAGGGTCATCCAACATGGTTACATCTTCAGATCCGAGAGTTCGAACCAAAATTCCGTAATACTAAATTTAGAGGATATCATGCAGCGAAGTCCAATCACATTGTTGATGGTAGATGGACGCTTGGTTTTTCAGATGCAAAGGCTTGCGCGGCTGCTAGATTGTCAGTACTTGAGGAAACTCGGAAGCTGAGATCTTCTGTTGAGAGCTTACTTGCTCCTCTACTGCAAAATAACTGTCTAGAGAATTCATCCGAGAGTGAAGATGACTGA
- the LOC126798041 gene encoding protein TRANSPARENT TESTA 9-like isoform X3: protein MEYQVLAEFVRVLKISRKSRIEAPLLQYLSIMIQNMNSEHSIYYCLSNDYINSIIGHKFEFEGGDLALYYVSFLRALSNKLNKDTLCLLLKVHGDAVVSFPLYYEALKFSHHREKMIQTAIRALTLSIYNVSDDMVYQYITAPPVSKYFSDLVASLKEQFFHLDTLVQATNGMRTNQKREELLLETDDIIDDLYYLKDMLGVGDSRLTRVVMENLLRILVFPILLPLLQLRQINGSNLSVVTSFYTVSRLLQVIGGKGMFDTVAGVILYPHMASSVRDAIVKDSTVSADDGKSIFNQLGDMEKVVSSDPEAEGAEIFCCPQDTIHIHRSGILAHIFSESCSLLLSSLFVLLIIAEAKDLHPMLFRMIGISGMRDILAVDGDTRNMFVIYRDQIVNALLKVLASQPPFSVLIQWHTGWFLRKLLISPGKGLASHNFKLFNASYQQSHENFLKELDGCWFDHIPEVLRNEWAGCKAALEESSQCKDPFFLLELDFSHQSTDGDATSYLAWQRMVNTVKVFILHLQLKSCILKGELLEELTLDISAVVDSGKTHASDVASASFGSEVPLGSGIPCRIAFSNAGIRDIYLIPVAKKRSGKLLLAEKHPFRSHRGTVLAIAPLAGSNPKVDEGHPTWLHLQIREFEPKFRNTKFRGYHAAKSNHIVDGRWTLGFSDAKACAAARLSVLEETRKLRSSVESLLAPLLQNNCLENSSESEDD, encoded by the exons ATGGAATACCAAGTTTTAGCAGAATTTGTTCGTGTGCTGAAGATCAGTAGAAAGTCGAGAATTGAGGCACCATTGCTCCAGTATCTAAGTATAATGATTCAAAACATGAATAGTGAACATTCAATTT ATTATTGTTTGAGCAATGACTATATTAACAGCATTATTGGACATAAGTTTGAATTTGAAGGCGGAGACCTAGCGCTATATTATGTATCCTTCTtgag agCATTGAGCAATAAACTAAACAAGGACACACTTTGTCTTCTTTTGAAGGTTCATGGG GATGCTGTAGTTTCATTTCCCCTGTACTATGAGGCTCTGAAATTTTCCCACCACCGGGAGAAGATGATTCAGACAGCTATTCGTGCATTAACTCTGAGCATATATAATG TTAGTGATGATATGGTTTATCAATATATAACTGCTCCTCCAGTATCAAAGTATTTCTCAGACTTGGTTGCAAGTTTAAAAGAGCAATTCTTTCATCTAGATACCCTTGTCCAGGCTACAAA TGGGATGCGTACTAATCAGAAGAGAGAAGAACTACTTTTGGAAACAGATGATATCATTGATGATTTGTATTACCTGAAGGATATGCTTGGTGTCGGTGACTCCCGTTTGACTAGAGTAGTAATGGAAAATCTTCTCAGAATATTGGTCTTTCCCATACTTCTTCCGCTACTGCAATTAAGGCAGATTAAT GGCTCAAACTTATCTGTAGTCACATCTTTCTATACTGTTTCTCGTCTTCTTCAAGTCATTGGTGGAAAAGGCATGTTCGACACTGTAGCTGGAGTCATTTTATATCCTCACATGGCTTCAAGTGTTAGAGATGCTATTGTAAAGGACTCAACAGTGAGCGCGGATGATGGTAAATCAATATTCAACCAATTGGGTGACATGGAAAAAGTAGTGTCTTCTGATCCTGAGGCTGAAGGAGCAGAAATTTTTTGTTGTCCTCAGGACACCATTCATATCCACAg GAGTGGAATATTAGCTCATATTTTCTCCGAGAGTTGTAGTCTATTGCTATCTTCACTGTTTGTATTATTAATTATAGCAGAAGCTAAAG ATCTTCATCCAATGCTCTTTCGAATGATTGGAATAAGTGGGATGCGAGATATTCTT GCAGTTGATGGAGATACCAGAAATATGTTTGTGATATATAGGGATCAG ATTGTAAATGCATTATTGAAGGTTTTAGCAAGTCAGCCACCTTTCTCTGTACTAATACAATGGCATACAGGGTGGTTCTTGCGGAAGCTATTGATTTCTCCAGGAAAAGGTCTTGCTTCTCATAACTTCAAGCTATTCAAT GCCTCATACCAGCAGTCTCATGAAAACTTTCTGAAGGAACTTGATGGATGCTGGTTTGATCATATCCCAGAGGTATTAAGAAATGAATGGGCAGGCTGTAAAGCAG CTCTTGAGGAATCATCCCAATGTAAAGATCCTTTTTTTCTCCTAGAGCTAGACTTTAGCCACCAAAGTACTGATG GTGATGCAACATCATACCTTGCATGGCAGAGGATGGTCAACACTGTGAAG gtttttattCTACATCTTCAGCTTAAATCATGTATTCTCAAAGGAGAACTGCTTGAAGAACTCACGCTGGACATTAGTGCAGTGGTTGACTCTGGAAAAACCCATGCTTCAGATGTTGCATCTGCTAGCTTTGGGTCTGAGGTCCCTTTAG GATCTGGAATACCTTGCAGAATTGCATTTTCCAATGCAGGAATTCGGGATATCTACTTGATACCTGTGGCAAAAAAAAGATCAGGCAAATTGCTTCTTGCAGAGAAACATCCTTTCCGCAGTCACCGAGGAACTGTACTGGCTATTGCGCCATTGGCTGGGTCAAAT CCAAAGGTGGATGAGGGTCATCCAACATGGTTACATCTTCAGATCCGAGAGTTCGAACCAAAATTCCGTAATACTAAATTTAGAGGATATCATGCAGCGAAGTCCAATCACATTGTTGATGGTAGATGGACGCTTGGTTTTTCAGATGCAAAGGCTTGCGCGGCTGCTAGATTGTCAGTACTTGAGGAAACTCGGAAGCTGAGATCTTCTGTTGAGAGCTTACTTGCTCCTCTACTGCAAAATAACTGTCTAGAGAATTCATCCGAGAGTGAAGATGACTGA
- the LOC126798352 gene encoding protein SMAX1-LIKE 3, which produces MRAGGCTLQQGLTTEAANIVKLALTLARHRGHAQVTPLHVANTMLSSSTGLLRTACLQSHSHPLQCKALELCFNVALNRLPASNSSPMLGGGHHPQNPSISNALVAAFKRAQAHQRRGSIENQQQPLLAVKIELEQLIISILDDPSVSRVMREAGFSSTQVKSNVEQAVSLEICNSQTTTPPCISRSKSKESNLQLIPLPVVPSPDPVRNEDVTSVIENLVKKRRKSIVIVGECLASAEGVVRVVRGVIEKADKGDQHDVVDEGFSLREVKFVTLSPSSFGHLSRVEVEQKLGELNSLVRSCVGKGIILYLGDLKWITEYRASSGSSHDQRVIRGYYCPVEHMVRELGNLVCGINGETNGGRVWLVGIATYQTYMRSKSGQPSLETVWGIHPLTIPITSLRLSLVTAESELHSESTSKMAESGTSRRVVLEGGDRKQLTCCDECSAKFEEEAQSLRSSSICNSESTTSSLPAWLQQYKNQNKGIDTTSDNHQNSVSVSDICKKWNSICKAIHHQQRSNNSPELKTLTIFSSLSPSSSTSGFSYEQQQYPTLHDHHSRRDQHFWISESRDKAVDPNLTMYSSNPNSTPNSASSSDVMEMDYVPRFKEINGENLKTLCNALETKVPWQKNIIPDIASTILKCRSGMVRRKGSKVSTNFIPEVKEETWLFFQGLDMEAKGKVARELARLVFGSQTNLISIALSSFSSTRADSTEDCRSKRPRDEQSCSYVERFAEAVAFNPHRVFLVEDVEQADYCSQMGFKKAIERGRITNSSGEEVGLGDAIIILSCESFSSRSRACSPPIKQKSSEDEDHKESSPYASLDLNISFDDDHDEGDQSIDDIGLLESVDRRIIFKVQEP; this is translated from the exons ATGAGAGCAGGAGGTTGCACACTCCAACAGGGTCTGACTACAGAGGCTGCAAACATAGTAAAGCTAGCACTAACCCTAGCAAGGCACCGAGGCCACGCCCAAGTGACTCCTCTCCATGTTGCGAACACCATGCTCTCTTCTTCAACCGGCCTATTGCGAACTGCCTGCCTTCAGTCACACTCTCACCCACTTCAATGCAAAGCACTAGAGCTTTGCTTCAATGTTGCCCTCAACCGCCTCCCGGCATCCAACTCCAGCcccatgttgggtggcggtcACCACCCACAAAACCCTTCCATCTCCAATGCCTTGGTCGCTGCTTTCAAGCGTGCGCAGGCTCACCAACGACGAGGTTCCATTGAGAACCAGCAGCAGCCCCTCTTGGCAGTGAAGATAGAGTTGGAGCAACTCATTATTTCAATCTTAGATGATCCTAGTGTAAGTAGAGTCATGAGAGAAGCTGGGTTTTCTAGTACCCAAGTCAAAAGTAATGTAGAACAAGCTGTCTCCTTAGAAATATGCAACTCCCAAACTACAACTCCTCCTTGTATAAGTCGTAGTAAGTCGAAGGAGAGTAATCTCCAGTTGATTCCTTTGCCAGTGGTACCTAGTCCAGATCCAGTCAGAAATGAGGATGTGACAAGTGTTATAGAGAATTTGgtgaagaaaagaaggaagagTATTGTGATTGTGGGTGAGTGTCTTGCTAGTGCTGAGGGCGTGGTTAGAGTGGTTAGAGGAGTGATAGAGAAGGCTGATAAGGGAGATCAACATGATGTCGTCGACGAGGGTTTTAGTTTGAGGGAGGTGAAGTTTGTAACTCTATCTCCCTCCTCTTTTGGACATCTTTCAAGAGTAGAGGTGGAACAGAAACTTGGGGAACTCAATAGCCTAGTGAGGAGCTGTGTGGGAAAAGGAATAATCTTGTATCTGGGAGATCTCAAGTGGATTACTGAATATAGGGCTAGTAGTGGTTCAAGTCATGATCAGCGGGTAATTAGAGGGTATTATTGTCCTGTAGAGCACATGGTCAGGGAGCTTGGGAACCTGGTTTGTGGGATTAATGGGGAGACTAATGGTGGGAGGGTTTGGCTTGTGGGGATTGCTACTTATCAAACTTACATGAGATCCAAATCTGGCCAGCCATCACTTGAGACTGTTTGGGGTATTCATCCTCTAACAATTCCCATAACCAGCCTGCGCTTGAGTCTTGTCACAGCTGAAAG TGAGCTACACAGTGAGTCAACTAGCAAGATGGCTGAAAGTGGAACTAGCAGGCGAGTAGTACTCGAAGGGGGAGATCGGAAGCAGCTCACTTGCTGTGACGAATGCTCAGCCAAGTTCGAAGAAGAAGCTCAAAGCTTACGAAGCAGCAGCATTTGTAACAGTGAATCGACCACATCAAGCCTTCCTGCATGGCTCCAACAGTACAAGAATCAGAACAAAGGAATAGACACAACTAGTGATAATCATCAG AACTCCGTCTCAGTTTCAGACATTTGCAAAAAGTGGAACTCCATTTGCAAAGCAATACACCACCAACAACGTTCCAATAATTCTCCCGAGCTCAAGACCCTTACAAtattctcttctctctcaccgTCTTCCTCGACTTCCGGTTTTTCATACGAGCAGCAACAATACCCTACTTTGCACGACCATCATTCTCGGAGGGACCAGCACTTTTGGATATCAGAATCTCGTGACAAAGCTGTAGATCCAAATTTGACAATGTACTCATCAAATCCTAATTCTACTCCTAATTCGGCTTCGTCTAGTGATGTAATGGAGATGGACTATGTTCCGAGGTTCAAGGAGATCAATGGCGAAAACCTAAAAACCCTATGCAATGCATTGGAGACAAAAGTGCCGTGGCAGAAGAATATAATTCCGGACATAGCCTCCACAATCTTGAAATGCAGGTCCGGAATGGTCAGAAGAAAAGGGAGTAAGGTGAGCACTAATTTCATTCCCGAGGTAAAAGAGGAAACATGGTTGTTCTTTCAAGGTCTTGATATGGAAGCTAAGGGGAAAGTTGCAAGGGAATTGGCTCGTCTTGTTTTCGGGTCTCAAACCAACCTCATTTCCATTGCACTCAGCAGTTTCTCGTCGACCCGAGCAGATTCGACCGAGGATTGCAGAAGCAAGAGACCAAGAGATGAACAAAGTTGCAGCTATGTGGAAAGATTCGCTGAGGCAGTGGCGTTTAATCCACATAGGGTTTTTTTAGTTGAAGATGTAGAGCAAGCGGACTATTGCTCTCAAATGGGATTTAAGAAAGCGATCGAAAGAGGAAGGATAACAAATTCGAGTGGAGAAGAAGTTGGCCTTGGAGATGCCATCATTATTTTGAGCTGCGAAAGCTTTAGTTCGAGATCAAGAGCTTGCTCTCCACCTATAAAGCAAAAATCATCAGAAGACGAAGATCATAAGGAGTCAAGTCCTTATGCGTCTTTGGATTTGAACATTTCGTTTGATGATGACCATGATGAAGGTGATCAGTCAATTGATGACATTGGTCTTCTTGAATCGGTTGATAGAAGGATCATTTTTAAAGTTCAAGAACCGTAA